The Dehalococcoidia bacterium DNA segment GCCGCCTTCCCAGATCGGCCGCCCCGAGCGGAGGAAGCCGATATCGACCACGATGTGCGTGACGCTGAGGTCGCTCCTCTTGAGCACCACCCGGTGCAGCTCACCGAGCTTGTGGCCGTCGCTGCTGTAGACGTCGGCGCCGGCGCGGAGGTCGGTCGGGAAAGGCATGGGCCAACGGTAGCGCATGCGCGTGGCCGCGAACAGTGCGCGCCGTCACGTCCGCGCCCGGACGCCACCTGCCGCTGAGTCCGGCCCGCTGCGGCGATGCCTCGCCGGCGGCTTCGGCGTCCGGGCCGCTACTCTCCGGCTCGCGCCCGGGGCCGCTGGCTGAGTAGCACGAATGATCGTATAGTTGGGGTGCCCCGTCGCCTCCCATCCCGCCGCGCGCCAGCTCCCGGCGGGCGAGGACGCCGCCGGAGCGGAGCCTTCCATTGCCGGAGATCCTCTATCGCAAGTGGCGGCCGCGCAGCTTCTCCGAGCTTGCAGGCCAGGACCACGTTGCCACCACCCTGCGCAATGCCCTGCGCAGCGGCAAGGCCGCGCACGCCTACCTCTTCGCCGGCCCCCGCGGCACGGGCAAGACGACGACCGGCCGCGTGCTGGCGAAGGCCCTCAACTGCACGGATCTCCAGGACGGCGAGCCGTGCAACCAGTGTGAGTCCTGCCAGTCCTACAACGCCGGCCGCGCCATGGACCTGATCGAGATGGACGCGGCCAGCAATCGCGGCATCGAGGAGATCCGCAACCTTCGTGACAAGGTCGCTTTCTCCCCGGGCGCGGGCGAAAAGAAGGTGTACCTCATCGATGAGGTCCACATGCTGACGGAGGCAGCGTTCAACGCGCTCCTGAAGACGCTGGAGGAGCCGCCTCCGCACGTCGTCTTCATCCTCGCCACCACGGAGACTCACAAGGTGCCGGCGACCATCGTCTCGCGCTGCCAGCGCTTCGACTTCCGGCGCATCTCCCTCGCGGCGACGGTGCGCCGCCTGGAGCAGATCTGCGAGGGCGAGGGCATTGCCTGCGAGCAGGCTGCCCTGGAGATGATCGCCCGCCAGGCGACAGGCAGCCTTCGCGACGCGGTCAACCTTCTGGACCAGTTGACGACCTCGTATGGCCGCGAGCTTACGGTCGACCTCGTGCGGGCGGGCCTCGGGCTCATCGACGACCCGCGGGCCGCGGAGCTGGCCCGCGCCGCGATCAGGGGCGACCTCGGCCACGGGCTCGAGGTTATCGCCTCGGTCCGGGACGACGGCCTGGACCTGCGCCAGTTCCAACGCGAGGTCGTGCGTGAACTGCGAGGGCTCCTTCTCGTCAAGGAAGGCCTGCCGCCCGCCGACGGCGCGACGCCGGAGCAGCTCGAGGAGATGCGGGCCGCGGTCGCGGACGTGCCTGTCGCCGTGCTGCTGGCGGCCCTCAAGGCCTTCGGCGAGGCGGACCTCAAGCCAGACCCCAACTCGACGCTCCCGCTGGATATCGCCCTGTCGGAGTGCATCCTCAGCCGGGGCGCGCGCAATGATGGCGGGGCGGTCGCCCAGTCCGGCCCGGCGCCGGTAGCGGACTCCATGCGGGATGCATCCCCTCCCGCGAGCGGCCGGCCGAGGCCTCCGGCGGCCCCGACGCCGCGGCCTCAGCCCGCGCATAGCCGTGAGGCCGGGGACGCGAGACGGGAGCCGGCGCCTGCGAGCGCGGTACCGGCGACGAACGGCGCGGACGGGACGCCGCTGGAGGCTGCCCGGCAACGGATGCAGCAAATCTACTACGCCGCCAAGGCGCGCGACACGCGCATCGGCGCCTTCGTGAACAGCGCCTGCGATATCATTGAGGCGGATGATCAGATGATCACTCTGGGGTTCCTGCACCTGCCGATACTGAAGATGGTGCAGGAGCCCCAGAACCTCCAGGTGCTCGCCGAAGTGGCGAGCGAAGTCCTGGGGCGGAGCGTCAAGGTAAGGTGTGTGCATGACCCGGGAGTCGAGCCCTGGAACCGCCGGTTCTCGCGCAGCCCGCTCGTGCGGGCGGCCGAGCAGATGGGCGCCCGCGTCGTACCCAGGAGTGAGGAGTAGAAGATGAACCGCGATATCCTGTCGCAGCTCGGCCAGATTCAGGAGCGAATCGCCAAGGCGCAGGAGGAGCTCGAAAGCAGGGTCGCGGAGGGGACGGCCGGCGGCGGCGCCGTGACCATCAAGATCACCGGCGGCATGAAGGTGCAGGAGCTGCACATAGAGCCGGATGTGGTAGACCCCTCCGACGTCTCGATGCTCGAGGACCTGGTGACCGCCGCCGTGAATGAGGCGCTACAGCAGGTCCAGGGCTTCCAGATGGGCCAGATTTCCGGCCTGGCCGGGGGCTTGAACCTCGGCGCGCTGGGCATCCCCGGCCTCGGCGGCGCAGCCGGCGGCGGCGCGCCCGGCGGCCCACCGCCAGCCCTGAACCGCGCGGCAAGGCGGCAGCAGAAGAGGTAACGGTGAACGAACCCTGGCGCCCGGCCGGTGCTGCGGCGCCGGTGGCTAAGCTGATCGAGGAGCTGCACCGCCTGCCTGGCATCGGCCCAAAGGGTGCGCAGCGTCTCGCCTACCACATTCTCAGGGCCAGCCGTGAGGAAGCGCAGGCGCTCGCGGACGCCATTCTCGACGTCAAGGAACGCATCAAGCTGTGCTCCTCCTGCCAGAACACCACCGACACCGACCCTTGTCTGATCTGCGCGGACGAGAGCCGCGACCGCACGATAATCTGCGTCGTCGAGGAGCCGCTGGACATCCTGGCGATCGAGCGCACGCGCAGCCATAGGGGCCTGTACCACGTCCTCCACGGCTCGATCTCGCCGATGGAGGGCGTCGGGCCGGAGCAACTGAAGCTGCGCGAGCTACTCGAACGTCTGCGGGACGGCACGGTGCGAGAGGTGATAGTGGCCACTAACCCGAACCTGGAAGGCGACGCTACGGCGATGTACATCAGCCGCCTCATCGCCCCCGCCGGCGTCCGCGTCACCCGCCTTGCCCGCGGGCTCCCCATCGGCGGCGACCTCGAGTACGCGGACGACCTCACGCTGGCGCGGGCCCTGGAGAACCGGCAGGAGCTCTAGTGATGGTCAGGACGGAGGCCGTCCGCGTCCGGCCGGCCGGGATGGAGTGGCTCGACCAGAATCGGCGGCGGCCTGGGCGCGACCACTTCGGCGCAGGACCCGCACTCCGTGGCCCAGAGGTCCTCGCGATCGGGGCCCTCAGACGCTACAGCTGACCGATGCCCAGACCACGGGTCTACAAGACCGAGGCCATAGTCCTGCGCCAGCGCAAGCTGGGCGAGGCAGACAAGATCGTGACGCTGTTCTCGCCGAACAAGGGCAAGCTGGACGCCGTGGCCAAGGGCGTGCGGCGGACAAGGAGCCGGCTAGCCGGCCACCTGGAACCGCTGACTCACGGCTCGTACCTTCTCGCCGAGGGGCGCGACCTCGACATCGTCACGCAGGCCGAGACGCTGGACGCGCACCCCGGGTTGCGCCTGGACCTCGAGCGCATGAGCCGCGGCCTCTACTGCGCCGAACTGGTCGACCGCCTGCTGCCGGAGCGCTCGGAGGCGTGGCCGGTCTTTCGCCTTCTTCGCGAGAGCCTGGCCCGCATCGAGCAGGCGGAGTCCGCCGACCTCGCCGTCCGCTTCTTCGAGACGCGGCTCCTGGACGAGCTGGGGTACCGGCCGCGTCTGGACGTGTGCGCGGTCTGCGACCGCCGCCTCGAGCCGGTGACGAACTACTGGAGCGCGGCCGCTGGCGGCGTCGTCGGGCCGGAGTGCACGCAGGACCTGGTCCAGCTGCAGCCGCTCAGCCTCAGCGGCCTCAAAGTTCTCCGCCTGCTGGCGCGCTCGTCCTACGCTGACGCCGCCCGGCTACGCATTACCGGCGAGCTAGCGCTGGAGCTGGAGGAGTGCCTCGGAGGCCACATCCGCTACGTACTCGAGCGCGAAGTGCGCAGCGCGCGGTTCGTGGAGGCGTTGAGGCGCCTCCGGCGCCAGACGGAATCGGTCCAGGCTGTGCGTGACGTATAATTCCGTAGACCCGAGGTCACTGAGGTGGGGAGGCGAAATGCCGCTATACGAGTACTACTGCAGCCACTGTGATGGTGTGTTCGAGCAGCTTCGGTCGATGCGGGAGGCGTCGGAGGACTATCCCTGCCCTGTCTGCGACCGCGACTCGAAGCGCATCATGCCGACCTCGTTTTCTGCCTTCACCTTCCGTGACGGCTACCCCAGGCGCATACCGGACAAGGGCACGTACTGGCACTTCGACAAGGAAGTGAAGACGATGAACACGGGCGGAGTGCCGGCGAACGAGCACCCGGAGCTCTACAAGCCGGAGCCCAAGCCAGTGCCGTCCAAGGGTGAGCGCGAAGACATGGCCGAGATCGAGCGCATCAAGGAGCGCAACCTCCAGCGCATCCGCAAGGAGTCGGACATCGGCCCGGCCCTTGGCCCGGACGGCAAGCCGGTCGTCCCTCTGAACCTGTAACAGGAAACCACAGCCCAGGATGCAAGAGAAGCCGGACCGAGGGGCCCGGCTTCTTCGTCTGCCCGGCGGCCGCTCCTAGAAGTCGGGAGCGCCGCGGCCGTCGTCGGTGATGGGCTTGTCTAGCTGGTACTTCTTGATGAGGTTGTCCATCGAGAGGTCGGGGCTCGAGGCGTCGATCATCTTCTCGTACTTAGGGTCGAGCTCGTCGAGCTTGGTCTGGGCCGACTTGATGAACACGATGCGCGAGATCGCGCGCCGTATCCCGGCGGCGCCGCATCTCGGACAGGCGGTGGGGTCGGGAGCGCTGACGCTTTTCAGGAAGACATCGCTGCGCTTGCCGCAGGTGGGGCAATCGTATTCGTAGACGGGCATAGGCGAGGCCTCTGGCGGCAGTGTCAGAGCGCAGCTAAGAGCGGCGCTGCATCACCCATTCTGCCACATCCTCAAGCGACTCCGTGGCCTCGGAGCGCGGGACGGCGGCCAGGGCGCGCAGGGCCCGGTCGCGAAAGTCGCGCGCCACTTTGTACGACACTTCGAGGATGTCCGAGTTGCGCACCATCTCAATGCTGCGGCGCAGGTTCTCCGCCTTCTGTCTGCCTTCGAAGAAGCGCTTGACGGGGTTGTTGTCGGGGTAGCGCTCGATGAGCAGGAGCGAGGGCAAGGTGAGCGTCCCCTGCATGAGGTCGCTGCCGACGGGTTTGCCCATCTCGGCCTCGTCGCCCGTGAAGTCGAGGATGTCGTCGACGATCTGGAAGGCCATGCCCACGTTCTCACCGTAAGAGCGGAGCGCTTCCGTGACGCTGGCGCTCAAGCCGGAGATCATGGCGCCTCCCTGGGCCGCGGTAGCGAACAACGAGGCGGTCTTGCCGGCGATGCGGTTGAAGTACTTGATTGTCGAGGGACTGTACTCGTAGGCGCTCATGTCCTGGTGGAGCTCGCCCGAGGCCATCTCCATCAGGGTGCGGGCGAAGAGCCGGATGACCTCGATGCTCCCGGTGCGCGCGATGAGCTCGGCGGCGTGGGCGAACATGTAGTCGCCCACCATCACCGTGGGTCCGTTGTTGAACAGGGAGTTGGCCGTGGCGCGGCCGCGCCGGGTCGCCGCGGCGTCGATCACGTCGTCGTGCACCAGCGTCGCCGAGTGCAGGAGTTCGATGGAGGCGGCGAGGGGTACGAGGCGCTCGAGGTCGTAGTTGTCGATCTTGCCCGCGAGGAGGGCGATGGCGGGCCGGATGCGCTTGCCCCCGGCGCCGAGGATGTGGCCCAGCATGCGCGCGAGGGCCGGGAACTCGACTTTCTGGACCGCCAAAAGAGTCTCTTCCACCAGGCGGATGTCGTCCTGGACGGGGCCGTAGAGAGCTGTTGCTGCTGGTACGCTCAAGCCGAAGCTCCGATCGCCGCGCCGCCGGCCGGCAGGCCCAGCCCGAACAGGCGGGCGGCGTTGGCCGTAGTGGCCTGGGCCACCCCTTCCAGGGTCAGGCCCCTGACTTCCGCGATTTTAGCAGCAGCTTCGCTTACAAACTCCGGTTCGTTCCGCTTGCCGCGGACGGACTGGGGCGCGCCGTAGGGCGAGTCAGTCTCGATGACGAGGGCGTGGAGGGGGGCTTCGGCCGCGACCCGCCGCAACTGGTCCGCCCGGGGGTGTGTCACGGAGGTGTGGACCGAGATGAGGAAGCCGAGCTCGACGTATCGAGCGGCTTCCTCCGGCGTCCCGGAGAAGTAGTGCAAGACGCCCAGCGGCCGCCCGCCGAAGACAGGCGCCGCGCGCAAGGACCACTCCTCGAGTTTCACGCTGATGTCATCGGCCGCGTCGCGGCAGTGGACTATGACCGGGAGCTTGCGCTCCAGCGCGAGATCCAGCATCGCCTCGAAGGCGGCGAGCTGGTCCCTGCGCGGCGAGTGCATCCGGTAGTAATCGAGGCCGATCTCGCCGACGGCCACTGCTTTCGGATGCGAAAGCAGGCCTGCGATGCCGCGCAGGGCGGCGCGGTCGAGACGGGAGGCTTCGTGCGGGTGGTAGCCGGCAGCAAAGTAAAGGGAGGGGAAGCGGTCCGAGAGCAGCGCGGCGGCGGCGGAGGTCTCGGCGTCCACGCCCGGCACGATTATGCGCGCCACCCCCGCGGCTTCCGCCCGCCTGACGACCGAGTCGATGTCGGCCTGGAACTCCGGCCCCTGGATGTGGGCATGCGTATCTACGAAGAGGGGCGCCACTAGGCGGTCCCCCCGCCGTTCGTCGGGAGTTCGAGCTTCCGGAAGAGAGGTTGCGGCTTGCCGAGGGCCGCGCCAGGCTTCGGCCGCCGCACCTGCCAGCCCTGCTCGGCAACCGTATCGCCGTGGCCGAGCATCGAATGCAGCTCCTGGGAAGAGAACGGGAGGTAGGGATAAAGCCCGACCTTGAGGGCCTCCACGGCGCAGAGGGCGGTGTAGTACGCGCGGGCAGCGTCCTCGGCGCGGCCCTCCGTGGCCGCTTTCCAGGGCGCCTCCTCGCTCAGGTATCGGTTCGCCTCGGCGCCATAGGCCATCGCGACGCGCAGGCCGTCCCTGAAGTGACAGGCGGCGATATGGCCGCCCACTGCCCGCAGCATCTCGTCGCCACGGGCTATCAGCTCTTCGTCCGAGGGCTTGAGCGCCCCGGGCTCCGGCACAAGGCCCCCGTAAGTGCGCGCCAGCGGGCTAAGGACGCGATTGACCAGGTTTCCCCAGGTGGCGACGAGCTCCTCGTTATTGCGTCGCACCAGGTCTTCCTCGCTGAACTCGGAGTCGCTGGTCTCAGGCATGATCGCGGCCAGGTAGTAGCGGATGGTGTCGGCTTCGTAGCGGTTGATGTAGTTCGGCAGGAAGGGGGCAGTACCAAGGCTGGTGCTCGCCTTCCCGCCGCCGAAGTTCACGTACTGGTTCGCGGGCACGTCATAAGGGAGGTTCAGGCCGCCGTAGGCCATCAGCCAGGCCGGCCAGATGATCGTGTGGAAGACGATGTTGTCCTTGCCGATGAAGTAGTAGCTCTTGCAGGCGGGGTCTTCCCAGAAGTCGCGCCAGGCTTCGGGGTCACCTTGCCTCTGCGCCCATTCCTTGCTCGCGGACAGGTAGCCCATGAGCGCCTCGTACCAGACGTAGATGCGCTTTCCTTCTCCGAGGTCCTCGACGGGGAGGCGCACGCCCCATTCGAGGTCGCGGGTTATGGCGCGGTCAGGCAGGCCTTCTCGTACCAGGCCCAGGGAGAAGTTGCGGACATGGGGACGCCAGTGCTCCTTGCCGGTGGACAGCCACTGCAGGAGGGGCTCGTTGAACGCCGACTGCCTGAAGAAGAAGTGCTCCGATTCGCGCAGCTCCGGCTTCGTCCGGCTGATGCGGCTGACGGGGTCGATGAGGTCGGTGGCATCGAGCGTCGACCCGCAGTTGTCGCACTGGTCGCCACGGGCGCGCGCGTAGCCGCAGCGGGGGCACGTGCCCTCGACATAACGGTCGGGGAGGAAGCGCCCCGCCTGGGAGTCGAAGAACTGCAGCGTCTTGCCCTTGTAGATGTGGCCCTTTTGAAGCAGCCGCAGAAACATCTCGTGGACGGTCTGCTCATGGTTCTTCGTGCCCGTGCTGGTATAGAGGTCGAAGGTGATGCCAAGTTGCTTCCAGGATTCGACGAACTCGGCCTGAAAGCGGTCGACGATGGCCTGGGGCGGGAGGCCCTCTTGCTCGGCGCGAACGGTGATGGGCGTGCCGTGCTGGTCGGAGCCGGAGACCATGAGCACTCTGTTGCCGGCCGCGCGGTGGTAGCGGGC contains these protein-coding regions:
- the dnaX gene encoding DNA polymerase III subunit gamma/tau, coding for MPEILYRKWRPRSFSELAGQDHVATTLRNALRSGKAAHAYLFAGPRGTGKTTTGRVLAKALNCTDLQDGEPCNQCESCQSYNAGRAMDLIEMDAASNRGIEEIRNLRDKVAFSPGAGEKKVYLIDEVHMLTEAAFNALLKTLEEPPPHVVFILATTETHKVPATIVSRCQRFDFRRISLAATVRRLEQICEGEGIACEQAALEMIARQATGSLRDAVNLLDQLTTSYGRELTVDLVRAGLGLIDDPRAAELARAAIRGDLGHGLEVIASVRDDGLDLRQFQREVVRELRGLLLVKEGLPPADGATPEQLEEMRAAVADVPVAVLLAALKAFGEADLKPDPNSTLPLDIALSECILSRGARNDGGAVAQSGPAPVADSMRDASPPASGRPRPPAAPTPRPQPAHSREAGDARREPAPASAVPATNGADGTPLEAARQRMQQIYYAAKARDTRIGAFVNSACDIIEADDQMITLGFLHLPILKMVQEPQNLQVLAEVASEVLGRSVKVRCVHDPGVEPWNRRFSRSPLVRAAEQMGARVVPRSEE
- a CDS encoding YbaB/EbfC family nucleoid-associated protein, with protein sequence MNRDILSQLGQIQERIAKAQEELESRVAEGTAGGGAVTIKITGGMKVQELHIEPDVVDPSDVSMLEDLVTAAVNEALQQVQGFQMGQISGLAGGLNLGALGIPGLGGAAGGGAPGGPPPALNRAARRQQKR
- the recR gene encoding recombination mediator RecR translates to MNEPWRPAGAAAPVAKLIEELHRLPGIGPKGAQRLAYHILRASREEAQALADAILDVKERIKLCSSCQNTTDTDPCLICADESRDRTIICVVEEPLDILAIERTRSHRGLYHVLHGSISPMEGVGPEQLKLRELLERLRDGTVREVIVATNPNLEGDATAMYISRLIAPAGVRVTRLARGLPIGGDLEYADDLTLARALENRQEL
- the recO gene encoding DNA repair protein RecO — encoded protein: MPRPRVYKTEAIVLRQRKLGEADKIVTLFSPNKGKLDAVAKGVRRTRSRLAGHLEPLTHGSYLLAEGRDLDIVTQAETLDAHPGLRLDLERMSRGLYCAELVDRLLPERSEAWPVFRLLRESLARIEQAESADLAVRFFETRLLDELGYRPRLDVCAVCDRRLEPVTNYWSAAAGGVVGPECTQDLVQLQPLSLSGLKVLRLLARSSYADAARLRITGELALELEECLGGHIRYVLEREVRSARFVEALRRLRRQTESVQAVRDV
- a CDS encoding zinc ribbon domain-containing protein; the encoded protein is MPLYEYYCSHCDGVFEQLRSMREASEDYPCPVCDRDSKRIMPTSFSAFTFRDGYPRRIPDKGTYWHFDKEVKTMNTGGVPANEHPELYKPEPKPVPSKGEREDMAEIERIKERNLQRIRKESDIGPALGPDGKPVVPLNL
- a CDS encoding zinc ribbon domain-containing protein; this encodes MPVYEYDCPTCGKRSDVFLKSVSAPDPTACPRCGAAGIRRAISRIVFIKSAQTKLDELDPKYEKMIDASSPDLSMDNLIKKYQLDKPITDDGRGAPDF
- a CDS encoding polyprenyl synthetase family protein; this translates as MSVPAATALYGPVQDDIRLVEETLLAVQKVEFPALARMLGHILGAGGKRIRPAIALLAGKIDNYDLERLVPLAASIELLHSATLVHDDVIDAAATRRGRATANSLFNNGPTVMVGDYMFAHAAELIARTGSIEVIRLFARTLMEMASGELHQDMSAYEYSPSTIKYFNRIAGKTASLFATAAQGGAMISGLSASVTEALRSYGENVGMAFQIVDDILDFTGDEAEMGKPVGSDLMQGTLTLPSLLLIERYPDNNPVKRFFEGRQKAENLRRSIEMVRNSDILEVSYKVARDFRDRALRALAAVPRSEATESLEDVAEWVMQRRS
- a CDS encoding TatD family hydrolase, whose translation is MAPLFVDTHAHIQGPEFQADIDSVVRRAEAAGVARIIVPGVDAETSAAAALLSDRFPSLYFAAGYHPHEASRLDRAALRGIAGLLSHPKAVAVGEIGLDYYRMHSPRRDQLAAFEAMLDLALERKLPVIVHCRDAADDISVKLEEWSLRAAPVFGGRPLGVLHYFSGTPEEAARYVELGFLISVHTSVTHPRADQLRRVAAEAPLHALVIETDSPYGAPQSVRGKRNEPEFVSEAAAKIAEVRGLTLEGVAQATTANAARLFGLGLPAGGAAIGASA
- the metG gene encoding methionine--tRNA ligase, translating into MPETIFIGVAWPYANGSLHLGQIAGAYLPPDIFARYHRAAGNRVLMVSGSDQHGTPITVRAEQEGLPPQAIVDRFQAEFVESWKQLGITFDLYTSTGTKNHEQTVHEMFLRLLQKGHIYKGKTLQFFDSQAGRFLPDRYVEGTCPRCGYARARGDQCDNCGSTLDATDLIDPVSRISRTKPELRESEHFFFRQSAFNEPLLQWLSTGKEHWRPHVRNFSLGLVREGLPDRAITRDLEWGVRLPVEDLGEGKRIYVWYEALMGYLSASKEWAQRQGDPEAWRDFWEDPACKSYYFIGKDNIVFHTIIWPAWLMAYGGLNLPYDVPANQYVNFGGGKASTSLGTAPFLPNYINRYEADTIRYYLAAIMPETSDSEFSEEDLVRRNNEELVATWGNLVNRVLSPLARTYGGLVPEPGALKPSDEELIARGDEMLRAVGGHIAACHFRDGLRVAMAYGAEANRYLSEEAPWKAATEGRAEDAARAYYTALCAVEALKVGLYPYLPFSSQELHSMLGHGDTVAEQGWQVRRPKPGAALGKPQPLFRKLELPTNGGGTA